GCCAGCTATACGTGCCCAGTCCCTGTGTTGCCGTGCGTAACTCCGTGATGTAGCGCGAAAGCTCGACGGCCGGGACGTACGCTTCGACGACGTCGAGACCCGGCTTTTCTGCAGGATTCATCCCCAAAATCTGTCCGCGCTTGCCGGTAAGCTGCTGAAGGACGGTCGACGTATAGATCGTCGGAACGGTGACGGTCACGTACGCGATCGGTTCGAGGACGACGGGATTACATTTGGGCAGAGCTTCGCGGACTCCCATTCCGGCCGCGGTCTTAAAGGACTGCTCGCTCGAATCGACGTCGTGGTATTGACCATCGAAGAGCGTGACGTGCAAATCGGTGACGGGATAACCGCTCGATCCGTGCGAGAGCGCTTCGCGCACGCCTTTTTCAACGGCCGGAATGAACTGACGAGGAACGACGCCGCCGACGATCTTCTCGTCGAAGCTGACACCGGTGCCGCGCTCGCGCGGTTCGAAGCGCAGCCAAACGTCGCCGAACTGACCGTGACCGCCGGTTTGATGTTTGTACCGCGAATGAATTTCGGTACCACCAGTGATCGTCTCTTGATACGGGATCGTCGGCGCGGCGGTTTCGACTTCGACCTTGTACTTGCGCGCGAGCCGTTCGACCGCAATAGAAACGTGCTGTTCGCCGCGACCCAGCAAGAGCAACTCGTGCGTTACGTCGGCTCGCTCGAGGCGCAAGGCTGGATCCTCGTCGACGATCCGGGCGAGCATCTGCGAGATTTTTGCTTCGTCAATGCGCTCTTTTGGCTTGATCGCGACGGCAAAAACCGGCTCGGCGACGGTCACGCGCGGCAGCAGAACCTTATGGCCGATCGACGTCAGCGTGTCACCGGTCGAAACCGATTCCAACCGGGCCAACGCCACGATGCTGCCGGGACCGCTCTCGCCGATTGGCTCTTGTTTCTTGCCCTGGAGCCGGTAAAGACCGCCAAGTCGCACCTTCTCATCGCCCTTGCTGGTATTGCTCAGCGTGGCATCGGCTTTGATCGTGCCGCAGAGCACGCGCGCAATCGAGACTTTCCCGCTCTGCGGATGGATCGCGGTTTTGATGACGCGCGCTACGACGGGCGAACCGGGGTCGGGCGCAATGGGCCGCCCCTCCGCATCGGGATGCGGCGCTTGCGCCGGGGATGGAAACCACTTCTCGATGGCACGAACGAGTGCCGCAACGCCCGCGCCGGCGCCCCCCGCGGCAACCAAGACCGGTACGACTTGGTCGTGCGCGCATTCGCTGCACAAATCGCGATCGATCTCTTCGATCGGCGGTTCCACGCCTTCGAGCAGTTCCTCCATCAGATGATCGTCGAAATCGGCCATCGCTTCGAGCAGCTCGACGTGCAAGCGCCGAGCTTCGTCGTGCAAATCGTCGGGAATCGTCTCTTCGGTTTCGCCGGCATCGCCCGCGAAACGGTATGCGGTCATGTGCGCGAGATCGACGTACCCCTCAAAGCGCTCCGCGCTGCCCATCGGAAGTTGTTCGGCGACGACGTGCCGTCCATACGCACGCTGGAGCGCGGTCAATGTCTGCGCAAAATCGGCCCCGGGGCGGTCCATTTTATTGACGACGAAGATATGCGGCATCTTCCTCGATTCGAGATGCTCGACGATCATTTGCGTTTGCACGATTCGCCCAGGATCGGCTTCAACGACGACCACGGCCGCATCCACCCCTGCGAGCGCTTGTCGCGTTTCCTCGAAAAAATCGACGAAGCCCGGCGCGTCGACGATCGTGATGTCAATGCCGTCGGCGGCCGTGTGCGCGAGGCCGATCGTGGTTGACTGAAGATGAGCCGCGTCTTCGGGCTCGTGATCGGTGACGGTCGTGCCGTCAGCGATCGAGCCACGCCGTCCGATGGCGCCCGTATAAGCGAGAATCGCCTCAACCAGCGTGGTCTTTCCCGCGTGATGCGGTCCTACGAAAGCGATATTCCGCAGGCGATCGATGTCCGCCAATCTCTATCCCCTTTGAAAGTCCGGCTTTGCTAGCGGCGCTTTGCCGCTGATTTCTTCTTTTTAACGCCTTTCTTGGCGCTAGTTTTGGCACTCTTTTTGATCGCGCTCTTCTTGAGCGCGCTTTTTCTATGGGTGCTTTTCTTGATCGCGGGCGCCTTGCGCTGCGGCTTTTTCTTGGCAGTTGCCTTCTTGGCCGTTGCGAAACGCGCCGGTTTTGTTGCGCCGCGCGAGCGCGACGGTTGCTTGCGCGCGGGAACCTTTTGCGTGGTTGCTTTTCGCGTCGCCGCCGCACGCGGGGGTCGCTTTCGAGCGGGCGCTTTCGGCGCTTTGGCACTCGGTTTTTTCTTTGGCGCGGGCGCCGGCTTCGCGATTCGAGCGGCTTTCGCGTTCTTGGCCGACGATGACGATTCGGCAGTTCGGCGCGAGGTGCTCGGTTTTGGCGGCGGCGACGGCGGCCGCTTTGAGGCGCGACCTGAGGTGGTCGCGCGCTTTTTCGGCCCAGTATCACGGGCCGACCGAGTGCCGGAGCGGGATGGAACGCGCTCGGCTTCTTCTGGCAGGCCTAGCTCCGCGCGGCTCAATCCGGTAATGCTGCTGCCCGGCGCGCTTGGCTGACGGTGCGCTTGCTGCTGCGCCTCGAGATGTTCGCGGGTCGCGCGCAACGCGACGCGCGCCAAGCGGCCGGCGACCGGGAAAACGATTTCGTTCACGCGCGCATCGTCGAGGAGCTTGAGCACGGCGTCAAAACCGTTGCCTTGATCCTTTGGGCTGTGAGCATCCGAACCGATCGCAATGCCGACGCCGCGAGCCCTTGCCTTGCGAATCAAGCGCGCGTTGGCATCGAGATATTTCTTCTTCCGATCGTCGGGGTGATCCCGATAAAGAAAGCGCGTGCTGATTTCGACCGCTAAGCCGCGCCGATGTGCCACGTCGAGCATGCGGTCTTCGTGCTCGTCAAGCTTTTTCTGGGTCGGCCAGCGGCCGAACGTTGACGGACCGTAGAAATGCCCCACGACATGCGTCGGAAGCTTTTCGAGGTCGTCAAGGAGCTTGGCCATGTAGAGGTCCCAGAGTTGGTCCGCACCGACGACCTCGTGCAGCGCGACGAACTCTTCGTTGTCGAACGGCCACGGCCAGTCGCCGCCCTTCTCCGGGTGTTGAATCGGAACGAAGTGCACGGATCGGATGATTCCATCGGGACGCATGGCGTCCACGATATTTTGAGCGTCGGGGCGGGCGCGGGGATCGTTATCCATCTCCGCGCCAATCGAGAAGCGCATGCCTCGACGCAGGCCCTCTGAAACAATCGCCGCGTGCGCGATGTCCACGCCGGCGGTCTCAGCGGCGCCGAGCAAGTCGCCGGCTTGCGCGAGCTTGAGTGCGCGACGGACCGTATTGACCGCGCCCGGATCTTCAAACGTCAGGTAGTTAGCGTGATCGGCGACCATGAGGAAGCGTGGAGAGCTGCGCCGGCACGCGTGGTAAAACCATAGGAAGAGCATTCGCGCTGAATACGCGATCGGTCGTTCCTCGGAGAAAGGACGATGTTCGCCCTTGGCGTGCCCGTGAACGTCGGGAATCGCCGCGATTCTGGGGTCCGGGGTCGCCACGTTCGCTAAGGTTGGCGTCTAGCCCCGGTAGCCCTCCATTTTCAGAATTCGAGCTTTCATTTCGAGTCCGTAGTAGTAGTCATGCAGATCGCCGGATGAGTCGACCACGCGATGACAAGGGAAGAGAAATGGAAGCGGATTACGCGCCATGACGCGCCCGACCGCACGAGCCGCCTTCGGCCGACCGATTTGCGTTGCAACCCAGGCGTACGACCGCACTTCGCCGGGGGGGATGCGGGCTGCCGCGCGCAGCACCGACTGTTCGAAGGGCGTCAGGTCGCTGATATCGATAAGGGCATCGTCGAGTTTCCAGGTGTCGAAGAAACGGTCGAGCGCGCGAACCAGCCAAGGCGGCGCCTCGCCGGGAACGACCCGCCGATGCAGCCGGCGTTCGGCGCGTGCGACGATCTCCTCGAGCGCTTGTCCGGTATCGAGCGATACGTAGGCGATGCGTTCCGACTTGAGACCGACGTAAAGCCGGCCAACCGGAGTCGTCAGCGCCGCCAAAACCAGCGGCGGATACTGCGTTCCCTTCAAGGTGGCGATGTGCTGAACGACCTTCTTTGCGAAGTCGCAGGACGGTTCGGGAGGCGGCAGGCATGAGAGGCAGTACGCAACACCCTCGTACTGCTCGTACATTGCTTGGCACGAAGGGCAGGACCGAAGGTGGCTATGGACGGTCTCCTTGAGCGATGTTTGGCACTCACCGCGGAGCTCGTCCCACAAAGCCTCAACGTCACGACAACGCATGTTGGGGGACTCCTTCAGGAACAAAACGGCCGATTTGCGGACCGAGGATGCGTCGCAGGATGCGCACCGCCCGATGGACGTGAGATTTCACCGTGCCGATCGGCTGATTGAGAATCTCGGCGATCTCGGGATGACTGCGCCCCTCGATGAAGCGCAAGGTTGCGGCCGCACGCAAGTGCATCGGCAACTGCAAGAGCGCCCGCTCGACCAGGGCGATGTCGGTGTTTTGCTCGACGATCGCTTCGGGCTGTGGCGGCCCTTCGTGCGACTCGCGCAGAATCGCGTCAGGATCGGCGAGCGCATCGAGCGCCACATTCGAAGGACGTTTGCCGCGCAGACGGTTACGCGTCACATTGAGAGTAATCGTGTAGAGCCATGGCTGCAGCCGAAGATCGGCACGTTGTCCGGACGACATTTTGCCAAGCGCGCGGTACGCGCGAACGAACGCATCCTGAACGATCTCTTCGGCGTCCTCGCGATTGCCGGTCATGCGCAGCGCGAAACCGTAGAGTCGGCGTTGGTACTCGTCGACAATCCTTTCGAAATTCGCCACGCTTGGCGCGGAATCGGCGGGACGCCGAACCGCCGCCCTGCGTCCGGGCGTCGTCGCTGATGGCACGTGTACTCCCCGCAGGAGTGGCGCGAGCGCGCTCATATACCTTACCCGACCACCGCTGCCAGGGCCGTGGTTTCACGCGCACCCTAAAAATTCCTCAAGTGGTGTCGTCTTCTGCGTAAATTGAAGGCAGGGGTTTGAGGGCGCGCTCCTAAAGAATGGCCATGCCGCTTTTGTTCGGGCCGCAGCCCGAAGACTTTCGACAAGCCGCTTTGCTCAGAAGGAGCCAAGCGGTTTTTGTTTTGCGGGCGTGATGAGGAAAGGTGCGTTTTATGCAGCAAGCCATCGAGCCTACGGAAATTTCGCTGGATGCGTACACAATGTGCAGCTTTTTGCCCGCAATCGACTCGGCACGCGCCATTCCGCTTGCGCTCATTGGGTACCGCCAAAGCGAGGATCCGTGGTTCGTGTGGCTCGTTCCGAAAGATGGGGTCGACCCAACGGGTTTAACGGAGGATCCGTACTACGCCAAAGTGCTGCGCGATCCGCACGGCTACTTTAAGAAGAAGCTCGCGAAGTACGTCGAGGAAACGGGGTGCGTGAAACGCGGCATCGAGATGCTCATCGACTGTCATCAGAACCACCTCGCGTTCACTCCGCTCACGGAGTTGCGGGAGCAACCGTTTCGTCACCCCTTACAAGTGGAGTTGGTGGGAGCGTTTTAGGCGTCGCCCGCATACTGCGGCGATAGCGAATGAGCACCGGCACGGAGACCGGAGGACGACCCTGCGCCAGACGGGCGTCGAGCGTGAGCGTGATCGCCAGAGCGAGCAGCGTACCGTTCCTGCTCGCATAATAGGCGGTCGCATCCATGCGGATCGTACCCGAAACCAGCGTTTCGGAATAACCCGGGAGCGGACCGGTCATTGCACCTTGCGCTTCGAATCGAACCCCGATACTTGGCTGGCTCTCGATCCGCCCGGCGGGCATCGGTCGAAGGTATCCGTGCAGGACGGCTTCCGCGCCCAAGGGTGAGGTCGCTGCAAAGGGTACGCGCCCACGTAAGGCGCTCAGCTCGTGAAGCGTGGTGGAATCGAGCCGCACCGCAAACGGCTGATTGAGAATGGTCAGGAAATCGGGATCGTCATCGACGCGATCCTCGAACGCGCCCTTCGTCGTGAGAACTTGAACGAAGCGCGCCTCGGCGCGACTCTTACCGTCCGGGCCGTTTCGCAGATAACGAGCGTGGGCTTCAAAGCGCCAATTCGAGCCCTGCTGGCGAATCGAAAGTAACTGCGTGCCGGAGTAAGAGACTCTGGAGGACGTTTGCGATGCTGCGATGCGATAAACGTCGTCCCCCAGCGTGTCGTACTGGACGTCGGCACGCGCTGGCCCAGCTACCGATAAGAGTGCGGCAACCAAAGCTACGCCAAATTTGATCGTGAACTCCGTTCTTCCAAGAAGCTTTTCTACTACAGTATCACTCGCTGCAAGAAGCGAGGATGCTACCGATAGTG
This Candidatus Eremiobacterota bacterium DNA region includes the following protein-coding sequences:
- a CDS encoding elongation factor G, which encodes MADIDRLRNIAFVGPHHAGKTTLVEAILAYTGAIGRRGSIADGTTVTDHEPEDAAHLQSTTIGLAHTAADGIDITIVDAPGFVDFFEETRQALAGVDAAVVVVEADPGRIVQTQMIVEHLESRKMPHIFVVNKMDRPGADFAQTLTALQRAYGRHVVAEQLPMGSAERFEGYVDLAHMTAYRFAGDAGETEETIPDDLHDEARRLHVELLEAMADFDDHLMEELLEGVEPPIEEIDRDLCSECAHDQVVPVLVAAGGAGAGVAALVRAIEKWFPSPAQAPHPDAEGRPIAPDPGSPVVARVIKTAIHPQSGKVSIARVLCGTIKADATLSNTSKGDEKVRLGGLYRLQGKKQEPIGESGPGSIVALARLESVSTGDTLTSIGHKVLLPRVTVAEPVFAVAIKPKERIDEAKISQMLARIVDEDPALRLERADVTHELLLLGRGEQHVSIAVERLARKYKVEVETAAPTIPYQETITGGTEIHSRYKHQTGGHGQFGDVWLRFEPRERGTGVSFDEKIVGGVVPRQFIPAVEKGVREALSHGSSGYPVTDLHVTLFDGQYHDVDSSEQSFKTAAGMGVREALPKCNPVVLEPIAYVTVTVPTIYTSTVLQQLTGKRGQILGMNPAEKPGLDVVEAYVPAVELSRYITELRTATQGLGTYSWRHERYDPVPGGRTAPKAAV
- a CDS encoding methylated-DNA--[protein]-cysteine S-methyltransferase; its protein translation is MYEQYEGVAYCLSCLPPPEPSCDFAKKVVQHIATLKGTQYPPLVLAALTTPVGRLYVGLKSERIAYVSLDTGQALEEIVARAERRLHRRVVPGEAPPWLVRALDRFFDTWKLDDALIDISDLTPFEQSVLRAAARIPPGEVRSYAWVATQIGRPKAARAVGRVMARNPLPFLFPCHRVVDSSGDLHDYYYGLEMKARILKMEGYRG
- a CDS encoding sigma-70 family RNA polymerase sigma factor, whose product is MSALAPLLRGVHVPSATTPGRRAAVRRPADSAPSVANFERIVDEYQRRLYGFALRMTGNREDAEEIVQDAFVRAYRALGKMSSGQRADLRLQPWLYTITLNVTRNRLRGKRPSNVALDALADPDAILRESHEGPPQPEAIVEQNTDIALVERALLQLPMHLRAAATLRFIEGRSHPEIAEILNQPIGTVKSHVHRAVRILRRILGPQIGRFVPEGVPQHALS